Proteins encoded in a region of the Candidatus Methylomirabilota bacterium genome:
- a CDS encoding MmgE/PrpD family protein: protein MPRPERRVPTSAARRLARFLVGLRPEDVPPPVTARAALLALDTLGSCLASTRYDFGRAVRETAERLGGPPESLLIGGKGRVAAANAALANATLAHGLDFDDTREDAIVHTGSVAVTTALAVGEARGASGRATLAALIAGVEVMCRIGLAVPGKFHARHYHPTSLTGSFAAAAVAGKLHGLGEDALVHAFGICGSQAGGIIEYLADGSWTKRLHPGWAAHAGIVAALLAQSGFTGPETVFEGEHGFYQAFAGGHDVARLDALLDSLGRTWELERLTFKPYPCGSIAHPYMDCALRLRERYRLAPAEIAKGRAGLAEFEDEAVRDPAVLAVASRVGYEIDPTIDYPRQFVGHVRIRTGDGRLLEERQDHPRGGADDPMTREELEAKFRGNAGLVVPDEQGSRVIRAVHALAAAASLHGLVESLTP, encoded by the coding sequence ATGCCACGGCCCGAACGGCGCGTGCCGACCTCCGCCGCGCGGCGCCTCGCTCGGTTCCTCGTCGGCCTCCGACCGGAAGACGTGCCGCCGCCGGTCACCGCGCGGGCGGCGCTGCTTGCCCTCGACACGCTCGGCAGCTGCCTCGCCTCCACCCGCTATGACTTCGGCCGGGCGGTGCGCGAGACCGCCGAGCGCCTGGGCGGCCCGCCCGAGAGCCTCCTGATCGGCGGCAAGGGACGGGTCGCCGCGGCCAACGCCGCGCTCGCGAACGCGACCCTCGCTCACGGGCTCGACTTCGACGACACGCGCGAGGACGCGATCGTCCACACGGGCTCGGTGGCCGTCACGACCGCCCTCGCGGTCGGCGAGGCGCGCGGCGCCTCGGGACGCGCCACGCTCGCCGCGCTGATCGCCGGCGTCGAGGTGATGTGCCGCATCGGCCTCGCCGTTCCCGGGAAGTTCCACGCCCGCCACTACCATCCGACCTCGCTCACGGGCTCCTTCGCCGCGGCCGCCGTCGCCGGGAAGCTCCACGGCCTCGGGGAGGACGCGCTGGTCCACGCCTTCGGCATCTGCGGGAGCCAGGCCGGTGGCATCATCGAATATCTCGCCGACGGCTCGTGGACCAAGCGCCTGCACCCGGGCTGGGCGGCTCACGCAGGCATCGTCGCCGCGCTGCTCGCGCAGTCGGGCTTCACGGGGCCGGAGACGGTCTTCGAGGGCGAGCACGGCTTCTATCAGGCCTTCGCCGGCGGCCACGACGTGGCGCGGCTCGACGCGCTCCTCGACAGCCTCGGCCGTACGTGGGAGCTCGAGCGGCTCACGTTCAAGCCCTACCCGTGCGGCTCGATCGCCCACCCCTACATGGACTGCGCGCTCCGCCTCCGCGAGCGGTACCGGCTGGCGCCCGCCGAGATCGCCAAGGGACGCGCGGGGCTCGCCGAGTTCGAGGACGAGGCGGTACGCGATCCCGCGGTGCTCGCCGTCGCGTCGCGCGTCGGCTACGAGATCGACCCGACGATCGATTACCCGCGGCAGTTTGTCGGCCACGTCCGGATCCGCACGGGCGACGGGCGCCTGCTCGAAGAGCGCCAGGACCACCCGCGCGGCGGCGCCGACGATCCGATGACGCGCGAGGAGCTCGAGGCGAAGTTCCGCGGCAACGCCGGCCTCGTCGTGCCGGACGAACAGGGGTCGCGGGTGATCCGCGCCGTCCACGCGCTGGCCGCGGCGGCGAGCCTCCACGGCCTCGTCGAGTCGCTGACACCCTGA
- a CDS encoding 2-dehydropantoate 2-reductase, producing the protein MHIVVMGTGGVGGFFGAKLARAGETVTLVARGAHLEAIRRDGLSVRSAVEGDSVVRAPAVEDLTGLAPADAVLFCVKSFDTERAAAALRPVVLPETAVLSLQNGVDNEERIDAILGAGHAVGGVAQVFAGIERPGVIAHRFAGRIIFGELDGRRSARAERLLAVFEAARVPVELTTGIRRALWEKYILICAVGGMTALTRCPIGVVRDTPETWAMFRRIVEEVAALGTAAKAGLAADVVDQTMKFATGIAPASRASLAEDLLQGRRLELDALHGHAVRLGERLGVPVPTVAAVYAALLPHAAGGLG; encoded by the coding sequence ATGCACATCGTCGTCATGGGGACGGGCGGCGTCGGCGGCTTCTTCGGCGCGAAGCTCGCGCGGGCCGGCGAGACGGTGACGCTGGTCGCGCGCGGCGCGCACCTCGAGGCGATCCGGCGCGACGGGCTCAGCGTGCGCTCCGCGGTGGAGGGCGACAGCGTCGTCAGAGCGCCGGCCGTGGAGGACCTCACGGGGCTCGCGCCGGCCGACGCGGTCCTCTTCTGCGTGAAGTCGTTCGACACCGAGCGGGCGGCGGCCGCGCTCCGTCCCGTCGTCCTCCCCGAGACCGCGGTCCTCTCGCTCCAGAACGGCGTGGACAACGAGGAGCGGATCGACGCGATCCTCGGCGCCGGCCACGCGGTGGGCGGGGTCGCGCAGGTCTTCGCCGGCATCGAGCGTCCGGGCGTGATCGCGCACCGCTTCGCCGGCCGGATCATCTTCGGCGAGCTCGACGGGCGGCGGAGCGCGCGCGCCGAGCGGCTCCTCGCCGTGTTCGAGGCGGCCCGGGTCCCGGTCGAGCTGACCACGGGCATCCGCCGCGCGCTCTGGGAGAAGTACATCCTGATCTGCGCCGTGGGCGGCATGACCGCGCTCACGCGCTGCCCGATCGGCGTCGTCCGCGACACGCCCGAGACGTGGGCGATGTTCCGGCGGATCGTCGAGGAGGTCGCGGCGCTCGGCACCGCGGCGAAGGCCGGGCTCGCCGCCGACGTCGTGGACCAGACCATGAAGTTCGCGACCGGGATCGCGCCCGCCAGCCGCGCCTCGCTGGCCGAGGATCTGCTGCAGGGCCGGCGCCTCGAGCTCGACGCCCTCCACGGCCACGCGGTGCGGCTCGGCGAGCGGCTCGGCGTCCCGGTGCCGACCGTCGCCGCGGTGTACGCGGCGCTCCTGCCGCACGCCGCGGGGGGGCTCGGCTGA